A genome region from Sphingomonas sp. BGYR3 includes the following:
- a CDS encoding NADH-quinone oxidoreductase subunit C has protein sequence MTAPRYAPNDGVIDTARAALGDMLVDAIDHVGEVSLTVVRDRLIDAMVVLRDTPGLEYQQCMEIAGVDYPERAERFDVCYHLLSLTRNHRVRVRVTTDEVQAVPSVTGIWPVAGWLEREVYDMYGVLFSGNPDLRRILTDYGFRGHPLRKDFPLTGYVELRYSEESKRVVYEPVQLAQDFRSFDFMSPWEGAQYVLPGDEKAPQPEAKGAPTPAPAAAVAKADDKGPTPAAVDKPKTTDGPADTGAGKADPGDNAADKPAADTAAEPETPKAKRAPRAKAADPDAAAEPAAKRTRKPKAEPEGGE, from the coding sequence CTGACCGCCCCCCGCTATGCCCCGAATGACGGGGTGATCGACACCGCCCGCGCGGCGCTTGGCGATATGCTGGTCGATGCGATCGATCATGTCGGCGAAGTGTCGTTGACCGTGGTCCGCGACCGGCTGATCGACGCCATGGTCGTCCTGCGCGATACGCCCGGCCTTGAATATCAGCAATGCATGGAAATCGCCGGGGTGGACTATCCCGAGCGGGCCGAGCGGTTCGATGTGTGCTATCACCTGCTCAGCCTGACGCGGAACCACCGCGTCCGCGTGCGCGTGACCACCGATGAGGTGCAGGCCGTGCCCAGCGTCACCGGCATCTGGCCCGTCGCCGGATGGCTGGAGCGCGAGGTGTACGACATGTACGGCGTGCTGTTCAGCGGCAACCCGGACCTTCGCCGGATCCTGACCGATTACGGGTTTCGCGGCCATCCGCTGCGCAAGGATTTCCCGCTGACCGGCTATGTCGAGCTGCGTTATTCCGAGGAATCGAAGCGCGTGGTGTATGAGCCGGTGCAGCTGGCCCAGGATTTCCGCAGCTTCGATTTCATGTCGCCCTGGGAAGGGGCGCAGTATGTCCTGCCCGGCGATGAAAAGGCGCCGCAGCCAGAAGCAAAGGGTGCGCCGACTCCTGCGCCCGCCGCTGCCGTTGCCAAGGCGGACGACAAGGGGCCGACCCCGGCCGCTGTCGACAAGCCCAAGACCACGGATGGCCCGGCCGATACGGGCGCTGGCAAGGCTGATCCGGGCGACAATGCCGCGGACAAGCCGGCGGCTGACACGGCTGCCGAACCGGAAACGCCGAAGGCCAAGCGTGCGCCGCGCGCCAAGGCCGCTGATCCAGACGCCGCTGCCGAGCCGGCGGCAAAACGCACCCGCAAGCCCAAGGCTGAACCGGAAGGGGGCGAATGA
- a CDS encoding NADH-quinone oxidoreductase subunit B gives MPQGGAVTPPDQQFFNDLNGELTDKGFLVTSTEDLFTWARTGSLWWMTFGLACCAVEMIHVNMPRYDMERFGAAPRASPRQSDVMIVAGTLCNKMAPALRRVYDQMSEPKYVISMGSCANGGGYYHYSYSVVRGCDRIVPVDIYVPGCPPTAEALLYGVMQLQRKIRRVGTIER, from the coding sequence ATGCCGCAGGGCGGCGCCGTGACCCCGCCCGATCAGCAGTTCTTCAACGACCTGAACGGTGAACTGACCGACAAGGGCTTTCTGGTCACATCGACCGAAGACCTGTTCACCTGGGCGCGCACCGGCTCGCTGTGGTGGATGACGTTCGGCCTCGCCTGCTGCGCGGTCGAGATGATCCACGTCAACATGCCGCGCTATGACATGGAGCGGTTCGGTGCCGCGCCCCGCGCCTCTCCGCGCCAGTCGGACGTGATGATCGTGGCCGGCACGCTGTGCAACAAGATGGCCCCTGCGCTGCGCCGCGTCTATGACCAGATGTCTGAGCCGAAATACGTCATTTCGATGGGCAGCTGCGCCAATGGCGGCGGCTATTATCACTACAGCTATTCGGTGGTGCGCGGCTGCGACCGTATCGTTCCGGTGGACATCTATGTCCCCGGGTGCCCGCCGACTGCCGAGGCGCTGCTGTACGGTGTCATGCAGCTGCAACGGAAAATCCGCCGCGTAGGGACGATTGAACGTTGA
- the ndhC gene encoding NADH-quinone oxidoreductase subunit A: protein MVDLSQYLPILLFLGVALLLSGAFVFLPMLVSRLTGAHKPSPEKLTEYECGFPAFEDSRSQFDVRFYLVAILFIIFDLEAAFIYPWAVSVFDLGWVAWTSMMIFIAELALGLVYAWKVGALDWE from the coding sequence TTGGTCGATCTCAGCCAATATCTGCCGATCCTGTTGTTTCTGGGTGTCGCGCTGCTCCTGTCCGGCGCATTCGTGTTCCTGCCGATGCTGGTGTCCCGCCTGACCGGCGCGCACAAGCCCAGCCCGGAAAAGCTGACCGAATATGAATGCGGTTTCCCCGCGTTCGAGGACAGCCGGAGCCAGTTCGACGTCCGCTTCTACCTCGTCGCCATCCTGTTCATCATCTTTGATCTGGAAGCGGCCTTTATCTACCCCTGGGCAGTCAGCGTGTTCGACCTCGGCTGGGTCGCCTGGACTTCGATGATGATCTTCATCGCCGAACTCGCGCTGGGCCTGGTCTATGCGTGGAAGGTCGGCGCACTGGATTGGGAATAA
- a CDS encoding inositol monophosphatase family protein — MVAHSGLITVIDRAARRAAPRLRRDFNEVQQLQVSRKGPADFVSIADKRAEQTIVEELQKARPDWGLVLEEGGVIAGDPDKPRFIVDPLDGTSNFLHGIPHFAISIAVEDPRGAGGKPEITHGIVYQPLTDESFWAEKGRGAWVQSERLRVSARRDLADALIATGIPFLGHGNFAEWTRIFGAVAPEVAGIRRFGSAALDLAWVAAGRYDGFWESGLKSWDIAAGLLLVKEAGGFVTDFRGTDQALAKGQVLAANDTLHSKLHKLVAGSLRNL; from the coding sequence ATGGTAGCCCATTCCGGCCTGATCACTGTCATCGACCGCGCCGCCCGTCGGGCAGCGCCGCGCCTGCGCCGCGATTTCAACGAGGTGCAGCAGCTTCAGGTCAGCCGCAAGGGACCGGCGGACTTCGTCTCCATCGCCGACAAGCGCGCCGAACAGACGATCGTCGAGGAACTGCAAAAGGCGCGGCCCGACTGGGGTCTGGTGCTTGAGGAAGGCGGCGTGATCGCCGGCGATCCCGACAAGCCCCGCTTCATCGTCGATCCGCTGGATGGCACCAGCAATTTCCTGCACGGCATCCCGCACTTCGCGATCTCGATTGCGGTCGAGGATCCGCGCGGTGCGGGCGGCAAGCCGGAAATCACCCATGGCATCGTCTATCAGCCGCTGACGGACGAAAGCTTCTGGGCCGAAAAGGGGCGGGGCGCCTGGGTTCAGTCGGAACGGCTGCGCGTATCCGCCCGCCGCGATCTTGCCGATGCGCTGATCGCCACGGGCATCCCGTTCCTCGGCCATGGCAATTTTGCCGAATGGACCCGAATCTTCGGGGCGGTCGCCCCGGAAGTGGCGGGCATCCGCCGCTTCGGCTCCGCCGCGCTCGACCTCGCCTGGGTCGCTGCCGGCCGCTATGACGGCTTCTGGGAAAGCGGGCTGAAAAGCTGGGACATCGCGGCCGGCCTGTTGCTGGTCAAGGAAGCGGGCGGCTTTGTCACCGACTTCCGCGGAACCGATCAGGCGCTGGCCAAGGGCCAGGTGCTGGCCGCCAACGACACGCTCCATTCCAAGCTTCACAAGCTTGTGGCGGGCTCGCTGCGGAACCTGTGA
- the efp gene encoding elongation factor P: MKISGVDIRPGNIIEYEGGIWRAVKIQHTQPGKGGAYMQVELKNLRDGRKNNVRFRSAETVERVRLDTKDFQFLYPEGDGLVFMDKETYDQVTLPRDLLGDAAAFLQDGMDVVMELYDEEAISVQLPDTIEATIVEADAVVKGQTASSSYKPAVLDNGVRIMVPPHIASGTRIVVDVYEQTYVRRAD, translated from the coding sequence ATGAAGATCAGCGGTGTGGACATCCGTCCCGGCAACATCATCGAATATGAAGGCGGCATCTGGCGCGCTGTGAAGATTCAGCACACCCAGCCGGGCAAGGGCGGTGCCTATATGCAGGTTGAGCTGAAGAACCTGCGCGATGGCCGCAAGAACAACGTCCGTTTCCGCTCTGCCGAAACGGTCGAGCGTGTCCGCCTCGACACCAAGGATTTCCAGTTCCTGTATCCCGAAGGCGACGGCCTCGTCTTTATGGACAAGGAAACCTATGACCAGGTGACGCTGCCCCGCGATCTGCTGGGCGATGCGGCCGCGTTCCTGCAGGACGGCATGGACGTCGTCATGGAACTCTATGACGAAGAAGCGATCAGCGTTCAGCTGCCCGACACGATCGAGGCAACGATTGTCGAGGCGGATGCGGTGGTAAAGGGGCAGACCGCCTCGTCCAGCTACAAGCCCGCGGTGCTCGACAATGGCGTGCGCATCATGGTGCCGCCGCACATCGCATCGGGCACGCGCATCGTCGTCGATGTGTACGAACAGACCTATGTCCGCCGCGCGGACTGA
- a CDS encoding low affinity iron permease family protein has translation MLDRVFTRLAGLTSRLAGQPVTFAAALGVILLWLVTGPLFNYSDTWQLVVNTATTIITFLMVFLIQNSQNRDAAAMQAKLDELIRANAEARNAFIGIEHRTDREIEAIRTALEREVGDSMPDDEHPATSVERLRERF, from the coding sequence ATGCTTGACCGGGTGTTCACCCGGCTCGCTGGGCTGACCTCCCGGCTGGCGGGGCAGCCCGTCACCTTTGCCGCGGCGCTCGGCGTGATCCTGCTATGGCTCGTCACCGGGCCGCTGTTCAACTATTCCGACACCTGGCAGCTGGTGGTGAACACCGCGACCACGATCATCACCTTTCTGATGGTGTTCCTGATCCAGAATTCGCAGAACCGCGATGCCGCCGCCATGCAGGCCAAGCTCGACGAGCTGATCCGCGCCAATGCGGAGGCGCGCAATGCCTTTATTGGCATCGAACACCGCACGGACCGGGAGATCGAGGCGATCCGCACCGCACTGGAGCGGGAAGTGGGCGATTCGATGCCCGATGACGAACATCCTGCAACCAGTGTGGAGCGGCTAAGGGAACGGTTCTAA
- the thiE gene encoding thiamine phosphate synthase, translating into MTLDDDPLGPLDPNFAAQFVRDDRRPACQLYLISPPDVGGDYPDRLARALDSGPVAAFQFRVKGVDQHQAARLAEPLQRLCADRDVAFIVNDSISLAKRLGADGVHLGQGDGDPREARAMLGPQAQIGVTCHDSRHLAMEAGEAGADYVAFGAFYPTTTKAVRHVPEPVILSWWTALFELPCVAIGGITPDNAAPLVAAGADFLAVCGAVWNGDEAAAVRAFADLLGGGDA; encoded by the coding sequence ATGACGCTTGATGATGATCCGCTTGGCCCGCTCGATCCCAATTTTGCCGCGCAGTTCGTGCGCGATGATCGCCGCCCCGCCTGTCAGCTGTATCTGATCTCTCCGCCCGATGTCGGCGGCGATTATCCCGACCGGCTGGCCCGCGCGCTCGATTCCGGGCCGGTTGCGGCCTTTCAGTTCCGGGTAAAGGGGGTGGACCAGCATCAGGCCGCGCGCCTTGCCGAGCCGCTGCAACGGCTGTGTGCCGACCGCGATGTCGCGTTCATCGTCAATGATTCGATCAGCCTGGCCAAGCGGCTCGGCGCCGACGGCGTGCATCTGGGCCAGGGCGACGGCGATCCGCGGGAGGCGCGGGCGATGCTCGGGCCACAGGCGCAGATCGGGGTCACCTGTCACGACAGCCGCCATCTGGCGATGGAGGCGGGCGAGGCGGGGGCCGATTATGTCGCGTTCGGCGCGTTCTATCCCACCACGACCAAGGCGGTTCGCCATGTCCCCGAACCGGTGATCCTGTCCTGGTGGACCGCCCTGTTCGAACTGCCCTGCGTCGCGATCGGCGGCATCACGCCCGACAATGCAGCGCCGCTGGTTGCGGCGGGCGCGGATTTCCTCGCCGTATGCGGGGCGGTGTGGAACGGGGACGAGGCGGCGGCCGTGCGGGCCTTTGCCGACCTGCTGGGCGGCGGCGATGCTTGA
- a CDS encoding fructose bisphosphate aldolase, with translation MSLDMTAKIATGHGFIAALDQSGGSTPKALQGYGIDAGAWSSDEEMFALIHDMRARIIRSPAFGGDKVIGAILFERTMDGDVDGVPVPTALVQKGIVPFLKIDKGLEAEANGVQLMKPMPGLSDLLARAATLGVFGTKERSVVNLANPVGIDAVVDQQFEVARHVLAAGLVPIIEPEVNIKSPERADADVLLRDAILRALDAMPGTDRVMLKLSIPAQPGLFDPLVDHPRVLRVVALSGGFARTEACAELAKNRGMIASFSRALLNDLRHGMTDAEFDAALGQAIDEIYTASVEKDAVAA, from the coding sequence ATGAGCCTTGATATGACTGCCAAGATCGCCACCGGCCACGGCTTCATCGCCGCGCTGGATCAGTCGGGCGGTTCGACGCCAAAGGCGCTGCAGGGCTATGGCATCGACGCGGGCGCATGGTCGTCGGATGAAGAGATGTTCGCGCTGATCCACGACATGCGCGCCCGGATTATCCGCTCGCCCGCGTTTGGCGGGGACAAGGTGATTGGCGCCATCCTGTTCGAACGGACGATGGACGGCGATGTCGATGGCGTTCCGGTGCCGACGGCGCTGGTGCAAAAGGGGATCGTCCCGTTCCTCAAGATCGACAAGGGGCTGGAGGCAGAGGCGAACGGCGTTCAGTTGATGAAGCCGATGCCCGGCCTGTCCGATCTGCTCGCCCGTGCGGCCACGCTTGGCGTGTTCGGGACCAAGGAACGCTCGGTCGTCAATCTGGCCAATCCGGTCGGCATCGACGCGGTGGTGGATCAGCAGTTCGAGGTGGCGCGCCATGTCCTGGCCGCTGGCCTTGTCCCGATCATCGAACCGGAAGTGAACATCAAATCGCCGGAACGGGCCGATGCCGATGTGCTGCTGCGCGATGCCATCCTGCGCGCGCTGGATGCGATGCCGGGCACCGACCGGGTGATGCTGAAACTGTCCATCCCGGCACAGCCCGGCCTGTTCGATCCGCTGGTCGATCATCCGCGCGTCCTGCGCGTGGTTGCGCTGTCCGGCGGCTTTGCGCGGACCGAGGCGTGCGCCGAGCTGGCGAAGAATCGGGGCATGATCGCCAGCTTCAGCCGCGCGCTGCTCAACGATCTGCGTCACGGCATGACCGATGCCGAATTCGATGCCGCTCTGGGTCAGGCGATTGACGAAATTTACACCGCTTCGGTCGAAAAGGACGCGGTTGCGGCCTGA
- a CDS encoding phosphoglycerate kinase encodes MARSFSTLDDMGDITGKRVLVREDLNVPMADGSVTDDTRLRAAVSTIAELADRGARVVVLAHFGRPKGRPDPTQSLSQVTGALAAVLGREVRFIPHSAAPEAVAMLRPGDIGLLENTRFDPGEEKNAPETVAWLAALGDLYVNDAFSAAHRAHASTEGLARALPAFAGRQMEAELDALDKALGNPEHPVAAVVGGAKVSTKLDVLKHLVARVDHLIIGGGMANTFLAARGVDVGKSLCEHDLTGTAEEILDAADAANCTVHLPYDVVVSKEFAANPPSLRTVNVHEVAADEMILDTGPAATEALADVLKTCRTLVWNGPMGAFETPPFDAATVALARTAAALTKEGSLVSVAGGGDTVAALNQAGVAGDFTFVSTAGGAFLEWMEGKELPGVAALSR; translated from the coding sequence ATGGCACGCAGCTTCAGCACGCTCGACGACATGGGCGACATCACCGGCAAGCGGGTGCTGGTGCGCGAGGATCTGAACGTGCCGATGGCCGATGGCTCGGTCACGGACGACACCCGCCTGCGCGCTGCCGTATCGACCATTGCCGAACTGGCCGATCGCGGCGCGCGCGTGGTCGTGCTGGCCCATTTCGGCCGGCCAAAGGGACGGCCCGACCCGACCCAGAGCCTGAGCCAGGTGACCGGCGCGCTTGCCGCCGTGCTGGGCCGCGAAGTGCGCTTCATCCCCCACAGCGCCGCGCCGGAAGCGGTCGCCATGCTCCGCCCCGGCGATATCGGCCTGCTGGAAAACACCCGGTTCGATCCGGGCGAGGAAAAGAACGCGCCTGAAACCGTTGCATGGCTGGCCGCGCTTGGCGACCTGTACGTCAACGACGCCTTTTCCGCCGCGCACCGCGCCCATGCCTCGACCGAGGGGCTGGCCCGCGCGCTGCCCGCCTTTGCCGGGCGGCAGATGGAGGCGGAACTGGACGCGCTCGACAAGGCGTTGGGCAATCCCGAACACCCCGTCGCCGCCGTGGTCGGCGGGGCAAAGGTGTCGACCAAGCTCGATGTGCTCAAGCATCTGGTCGCCCGCGTCGATCATCTGATCATCGGCGGCGGCATGGCCAACACCTTCCTTGCCGCGCGCGGCGTGGATGTGGGCAAAAGCCTGTGCGAGCATGACCTGACCGGGACGGCCGAGGAGATCCTGGACGCAGCCGATGCGGCCAACTGCACCGTTCACCTGCCCTATGACGTGGTGGTGTCAAAGGAATTTGCCGCCAATCCGCCGTCCCTGCGCACCGTCAATGTGCACGAGGTCGCGGCCGATGAAATGATCCTGGATACCGGCCCCGCCGCCACCGAGGCGCTGGCCGATGTCCTGAAAACCTGCCGCACGCTCGTCTGGAACGGGCCGATGGGCGCGTTCGAAACTCCGCCCTTCGATGCCGCCACGGTGGCGCTGGCCCGCACGGCGGCCGCGCTGACCAAGGAAGGGTCGCTGGTGTCGGTCGCCGGCGGCGGCGATACCGTTGCGGCGCTCAATCAGGCCGGGGTGGCGGGGGATTTCACCTTCGTCTCCACCGCAGGCGGCGCGTTCCTGGAATGGATGGAGGGCAAGGAATTGCCCGGCGTCGCCGCGCTGTCGCGCTGA
- a CDS encoding MOSC domain-containing protein has product MGRIAGIARHARSRGPIERIDRASVSVEGGIAGDLRGARKPGGTGKRQVSLMEAGDWAAAMAETGHNLPWWHRRANLLVEDFDLPQTPGTLLAIGDTVLMELTVECDPCSRMDEIVDGLRAALTPDWRGGALARVIRGGDIAVGDAIRIVEKPPI; this is encoded by the coding sequence ATGGGCCGCATCGCCGGCATTGCCCGCCATGCGCGCTCGCGCGGCCCGATCGAGCGGATCGATCGGGCCAGCGTGTCGGTCGAGGGCGGCATCGCCGGCGACCTGCGCGGCGCGCGCAAGCCCGGCGGCACCGGCAAGCGTCAGGTTTCGCTGATGGAGGCGGGCGACTGGGCCGCCGCCATGGCGGAAACGGGCCACAACCTGCCCTGGTGGCACCGCCGCGCCAATTTGCTCGTTGAGGATTTCGACCTGCCGCAGACGCCCGGCACGCTGCTGGCGATCGGCGACACGGTGCTGATGGAACTGACCGTCGAATGCGATCCCTGTTCCCGGATGGACGAGATTGTCGACGGCCTTCGCGCCGCGCTGACGCCGGACTGGCGGGGCGGGGCGCTGGCACGGGTCATCCGCGGCGGGGACATTGCGGTGGGCGATGCGATCCGCATTGTTGAAAAACCGCCCATCTGA
- the gap gene encoding type I glyceraldehyde-3-phosphate dehydrogenase, with protein MTRVAINGFGRIGRLVARAILERADSGLELVTINDLADAKANAWLFSRDSVHGRYPGEVSADGSDLIVDGKRIKVTAERDPANLPHGDNGVDIVLECTGFFTDRAACEKHLAGGAKRVLISAPGKNVDLTVVYGVNHDKLTADHVIVSNASCTTNCLAPVAKVLNDSVGIERGLMTTVHAYTNDQKILDQIHPDLRRARAAAMNIIPTTTGAARAVGEVLPELKGKLDGSAVRVPVPDGSLVDLTFQPKRDTSVEEINALLKAAADGPMKGVLEYSTDPLVSADIVHTPFSSTVDSLETAVIDGKLVRVVSWYDNEWGFSNRMVDTAGAMAKFL; from the coding sequence ATGACCAGAGTTGCGATCAATGGCTTCGGACGCATCGGCCGGCTGGTGGCGCGTGCCATCCTGGAACGGGCGGACAGCGGCCTTGAACTGGTGACGATCAACGACCTGGCCGATGCCAAGGCGAATGCCTGGCTGTTTTCCCGCGATTCCGTGCACGGCCGTTATCCGGGCGAGGTGTCGGCCGATGGCAGCGACCTGATCGTCGATGGCAAGCGGATCAAGGTGACGGCGGAGCGTGATCCCGCCAACCTGCCGCACGGCGACAATGGCGTCGACATCGTGCTGGAATGCACCGGTTTCTTCACCGACCGGGCGGCCTGCGAAAAGCATCTGGCGGGCGGCGCCAAGCGCGTGCTCATCTCTGCACCCGGCAAGAATGTCGACCTGACCGTCGTTTATGGCGTCAATCATGACAAGCTGACCGCCGATCACGTCATCGTTTCCAACGCATCGTGCACCACCAACTGCCTGGCCCCCGTCGCCAAGGTGCTGAACGACAGCGTCGGCATCGAACGCGGCCTGATGACGACGGTCCATGCCTATACCAACGATCAGAAGATCCTGGATCAGATCCACCCCGATCTGCGCCGCGCACGGGCGGCTGCGATGAACATCATCCCGACCACCACCGGCGCTGCCCGCGCGGTGGGCGAAGTGCTGCCGGAACTGAAGGGCAAGCTGGACGGATCGGCCGTGCGCGTGCCCGTGCCGGACGGCAGCCTGGTCGACCTGACGTTCCAGCCCAAGCGCGATACCAGCGTCGAAGAGATCAACGCGCTGCTCAAGGCCGCTGCCGATGGTCCGATGAAGGGCGTGCTGGAATACAGCACGGATCCCCTGGTGTCGGCCGACATCGTCCACACGCCGTTCTCGTCCACGGTGGACAGCCTGGAAACCGCGGTGATCGACGGCAAGCTGGTCCGCGTCGTTTCGTGGTACGACAATGAATGGGGCTTTTCCAACCGGATGGTCGATACCGCCGGTGCCATGGCAAAGTTCCTGTAA
- the tkt gene encoding transketolase: protein MSVQPSAMANAIRVLTMDAVQAANSGHPGMPMGMADAATVLWTRYLKFDPADPHWADRDRFVLSAGHGSMLIYSLLHLTGFARPTMDDIRSFRQLHSPCAGHPENFELPGVETTTGPLGQGLATAVGMAIAERHLNALFGDDLVDHRTWVVAGDGCLMEGINHEAIGLAGHLGLGRLIVLWDDNDITIDGNVSLSSSEDIPARYAATGWHVEACDGHDMADVARAIEAAMADDRPSLIRCKTVIGKGAPNKQGTNKTHGAPLGADEVTATRAALGWDLPAFEIPGDVRAAWLDAGKRSADVRAAWQERLASHSDRSEFERRMAGDLPASFSMQAHLDGLIAAPQKVATRKASELALAAINAQLPETIGGSADLTGSNLTQTKETTAFSPADYAGRYVNYGIREFGMAAAMNGMALHGGVIPYGGTFLVFADYCRAAIRLSALQGARVAYVMTHDSIGVGEDGPTHQPIEHVMSLRLIPNLDVMRPCDTIETAECWDLAIRRADGPSLLALSRQNLPQLRTDAAENRSARGAYRLVAATAPRRVVLIASGSEVEIAVGVAALLEADGVGADVVSMPSWFRFDAQDAAYRRDVLPADALKVSIEAGVTTGWQRYTGLDGLNIGIDRFGTSAPGSDAYAYFGLTPADIAPRVLAALNG from the coding sequence ATGTCCGTGCAACCAAGCGCAATGGCGAACGCCATCCGGGTGCTGACCATGGACGCGGTTCAGGCGGCCAATAGCGGTCATCCGGGCATGCCGATGGGCATGGCCGATGCCGCAACGGTCCTGTGGACCCGGTATCTGAAATTCGATCCGGCCGATCCGCACTGGGCCGACCGCGACCGCTTCGTCCTGTCCGCCGGCCACGGGTCGATGCTGATCTACAGCCTGCTGCACCTGACCGGCTTTGCCCGTCCGACGATGGACGACATCCGCTCGTTCCGCCAACTGCACAGCCCGTGCGCCGGGCACCCGGAAAATTTTGAACTGCCGGGCGTCGAAACGACCACCGGTCCGCTGGGTCAGGGGCTGGCCACCGCGGTCGGCATGGCGATTGCCGAACGGCACCTCAATGCCTTGTTCGGCGACGATCTGGTCGATCACCGCACCTGGGTGGTCGCCGGTGACGGCTGCCTGATGGAAGGGATCAATCACGAGGCGATCGGCCTGGCCGGGCATCTGGGCCTTGGCCGTCTGATCGTGCTGTGGGACGATAACGACATCACCATCGACGGCAATGTGTCGCTGTCGTCCAGCGAGGATATCCCGGCCCGCTATGCCGCAACCGGCTGGCATGTCGAGGCGTGCGACGGGCACGACATGGCCGATGTCGCCCGCGCGATCGAGGCGGCGATGGCTGATGACCGCCCCAGCCTGATCCGGTGCAAGACCGTGATCGGCAAGGGCGCACCGAACAAGCAGGGGACGAACAAGACGCACGGCGCTCCGCTGGGCGCGGACGAGGTGACGGCCACCCGCGCTGCCCTTGGCTGGGATCTGCCCGCCTTCGAAATTCCCGGCGACGTGCGCGCTGCCTGGCTGGATGCCGGAAAGCGGTCGGCGGATGTTCGCGCCGCATGGCAGGAACGGCTGGCAAGCCATTCCGATCGTTCGGAATTTGAGCGCCGCATGGCCGGCGATCTGCCCGCGTCCTTCTCGATGCAGGCGCATCTCGACGGCCTGATCGCCGCCCCGCAAAAGGTGGCGACGCGCAAGGCGTCGGAACTGGCGCTGGCGGCGATCAATGCGCAGCTGCCCGAAACCATCGGCGGGTCGGCCGATCTGACCGGATCGAACCTGACGCAGACCAAGGAAACGACGGCCTTTTCGCCCGCCGACTATGCGGGCCGCTACGTCAACTATGGCATCCGCGAATTCGGCATGGCCGCCGCAATGAACGGCATGGCGCTGCACGGCGGCGTGATCCCCTATGGCGGCACGTTCCTGGTCTTTGCCGATTATTGCCGCGCCGCCATCCGCCTGTCCGCGCTTCAGGGCGCGCGCGTCGCCTATGTGATGACGCATGACAGCATCGGGGTGGGCGAGGATGGCCCGACGCATCAGCCGATCGAGCATGTGATGAGCCTGCGCCTCATCCCCAATCTCGACGTGATGCGCCCGTGCGACACGATCGAGACGGCGGAATGTTGGGACCTCGCGATCCGCCGCGCCGACGGCCCGTCGCTGCTGGCGCTCAGCCGCCAGAACCTGCCGCAGCTGCGCACCGATGCCGCCGAAAACCGCTCGGCGCGCGGTGCCTATCGGCTGGTCGCCGCCACTGCCCCGCGCCGGGTCGTGCTGATCGCCAGCGGGTCAGAGGTCGAGATTGCGGTCGGCGTCGCTGCCCTGCTTGAAGCGGACGGCGTGGGTGCCGATGTGGTGTCCATGCCCAGCTGGTTCCGCTTCGACGCGCAGGACGCGGCCTATCGCCGCGACGTCCTGCCCGCCGACGCGCTCAAGGTGTCGATCGAGGCGGGGGTGACGACCGGCTGGCAACGCTATACCGGGCTGGATGGCCTGAATATCGGCATCGACCGGTTCGGCACCTCTGCGCCGGGCAGCGATGCCTACGCCTATTTCGGACTGACGCCGGCCGATATCGCGCCGCGCGTGCTGGCGGCGCTGAACGGATAA
- a CDS encoding cell division protein ZapA: MGQISLTVAGKTHIVQCRDGEEGHLKMLADRLNAEADVAIRASGGIANERTLLLLALIMADKLVETERNPPTGLPPALLDQIAERLERIAEVLEEPAPTP; the protein is encoded by the coding sequence ATGGGCCAGATATCGCTGACCGTCGCGGGCAAGACCCATATCGTCCAGTGCCGCGATGGCGAGGAAGGGCATCTGAAGATGCTGGCCGACCGGCTGAATGCCGAAGCCGATGTCGCCATCCGCGCATCGGGCGGCATCGCCAATGAGCGCACGCTGCTGCTGCTGGCGCTGATCATGGCGGACAAGCTGGTCGAGACGGAGCGTAACCCGCCCACCGGCCTGCCGCCCGCGCTGCTGGACCAGATTGCCGAGCGGCTGGAACGGATTGCCGAAGTGCTTGAGGAACCGGCGCCGACCCCCTAG